GAATAATTTTGATACGGTCTTCCACCaactttttttacatattttcccATTTcgaaactttattataaatacctacctagagAAAAGACCGAAAAAAGTTTGAAtgagtgaaattaaataatattaaaacgaacttatgataacaatgaaatattataattaatcatgaCCTGTTATTACATCCTGTGTTAAAACATTTACATTCAGCAAATAGTATGTCATAATATACAAACTACCATACCTTTACAGTCTTACATGCTGTTATATCACAATAGAATCTAAATGTGAACCATGAAGACTAGTATAAGGAGACCAAACTCCGCTTCTGATAACGTCCCGAATTTAGTCGCACGATTGAACGGCCATGGGGGCGCTATGTACGCTAGGGTTGCTACTTTAACCCGCGTAGTATAGagattattcatgttttttgcagtttttggaaaatatatgcattatttagAACCCTgatctattatacattttatagctCGTAAAATTACATATTGCATATGTGCATatgtgtatatttcataaatattttttttcaccattaagaattggtaggtatacaaataccATAGAGTaaagaatatataatacaatgaatGCAATCATGGCTATCAATATACTTATTAGAATATCTAACCTGAACTTATGATagttaagtcaaaatattactcaatttagtacctatcataatatattatgttatgtattaatgttttataatattacattgaaaCTTTtagaagtttatattatatttattttttaaaaacgaaatcTTGTTACGTGTCTGGGTGTAAAACAAGCTTTCAGTATTCGGCTACGCAGttgtataccaataataaaattgactttattttttcaaatggtaaccactaTATGTTTTGATGGATTCTGGTTCtagctttttttctgaacattttgacagtcaattgatcaattttggttcgctaggttattaactatggtcctctaaaggttagtatattatgcattaatacttttaactaaaatacttaatttacaagagctaaataattttttcttacgACTACCTTTtcatatacttaaatagttaaatcggtaatctaaaaatgctaaaaaaaaaaaaaacaaacaaaattgttggcaaacatagttgattatttttagtaatttttcgtgatataaaattgagaacaattttattttataattattaataataatttacctattataactacctactttaacgcattaaaaaaaatatattttggggataaagGTGGGCCCCCAAAATCAATGGACCCCGGGACCGTACTccccttgcccccccccccccttaatccgAGCTTGAGTGTTTgcatgttttcatttttatttcagcTTTATGTTATTCaaggaataaaaatatgaaagtatATATAAGTACCCTGCATAGAAGTTAGTAAATATCAGATCTATTATTCAGTCCACGACACGCGTAAGGCAGTAAGAGACTAGAAATTAGAgactattaagtatttaagtattcaATATTTGAGTAATGACTAGAGCGCAGATTtctatgcaattgcatatttttttccttttaatatttttggatttttgtcagTTATCTCCACGAACCATCATAATTTGAAACTAATGGTgacatttttttgcatattttggcatattttggcaaaattcaaaatttattgcatattgaagtgaacatttaaaaaaatgtataaaataatattttttcaagtagaaaaattaaaactaaatttcacaggcactttataataattgatatataaaaaaaataaataatcgattACAACGTAAACTTAATCGCTCTTGCTGTGTCAGTCAGTTAATACTAAAAAGCATGGAGTAAAAACGTATCCATAAATTTCGGGTTTCGGGTCTGAAAacggtttaaatttttttcgggTTTCGGGTTTCTGGTTTGAAAacggtttcaatttttttcggttttcgGGGTATTCAATGGCGCAGGCCGCAGATTACATAATGCCCTTATGGTTTATGTAGTAagttatatttagtttaatgtATCGCAaactcataacaatatattatataacattatattatactgagtCTGCCACTCTTATCCGTTATCTCTCCTGGGTTTATTCCGTTATTACTTatcgtttcatattattattatttatttatatttagttattactaactagtaatagtaatagtaatagtattattaagtattaactatgtATTAAGTTTTTTGATAAGAACTGACATCTTTAGTTTGTGATAAAACTGCAGTGGGGCGTATACgcgggtatacggcgtataacgacttctccagtttttggttgatgcgtatacttataatataatttgtgatacgcAGGTATACGGGTATACTGTTtagctataaatcaataatataaatagtattaacgaATAACCAATAATACCAAACATATTTCCTTGTTATCATGTTCATTaggaactgttattatttttacattttacacatctatttttaacttcattgcatggatttctatttattatatatatatattatacgtctaaaattataagcttatcGATAACGATAGCCGACGCTGGGATTCACGGTCACAtgcattactgaaaataattttgtcaaaaaatattattttatgtacactgtgtcacacaataactacataaatataacaataaattgatctacaaaaaatgatgttttcatttatttttaatcattcaaagttgtgatacctaatttatatactaccgaatatacatttaagactataaatattaataaatatttaggttttttgacttaaaaagaagTTGTGATAGGGGGGTTAAGAAATTGacataggtaatcataaacaatttaaatgtataatcatatattttaggagTATGATTGTAAACTATAGAGACTCAATTGCGGTAAGGTAGTAGTAAagtgtatgtaattataaatatatcattagtaaTAGCGTAGAATATATAGTggttaagggggggggggggagaagcgttaataaatacgttataatttatatatatatataagttatatttctAATACGTTAGAATACGTTTACATATCAAGCACATTAAAACGTatactcagtaaaaaaattacgactacATCACTGGATAAAAGTATTATGGGTAGATATACTACACAGTGacgaagtattatatattatgtattatgacgTACCTACTATatgcgaagcgatgaatgtattgattttacaatgatgtgtgttttttttttttttgtgtctgtcatcaccttttaggacagtaaaagtgcttcaacagtaacttttctgataggaaagtgaatctagttggtactttgtggcagtggcgtaattaggaatttgtCCTGGAGggggatatacatttttttacacacaaaatattaaattttcaagtacactgatgagattatataatattataatatataatattatgaaagccctggggggggggggaatctATCCCCCTTATCCCCTCCCTTAATTACGCCCCtgctttggggggtcaaaagtaaaattaagaaaaaacgggaatttttacgcaaaatctgtttttgagaaaatcgatttcggtttttggtgtaactctaaaacaaaatatgaccgtagggacatgaaattttgactgaatgtttatattagcattttctatacaccataaaattttgaaaatattttgactctttttgagctgtttacggacattgtcagtcttcaatttttttagtttttttttctataaatatcaataaaattttatctgttgagtaaaaaagcttgaaattttaatagaaggctcctaggttattgtttcgaaggcagatgaaaaaaattaaaaatccttagtcacagtttttatttataagcattttatgttcaaattttgacaatatatggaaaaatcacgaaaattagcaaattattttgagttgagaattcataaaaacttttctttttcaatctaagattttaaaatgtaatacaagattatccataagtttatctacctttatcaaaaaaaaaatgtcaacaaaaaagtcaaattaaacttttatgagcatttgaaactcatttgatattcactcgatttctcgtgtaacgattttcttattttgttgttattaaaaaacgtatgactgtaattacttgaaaatttcactgaatgtttatattagcattttctatacacgatacaattttgaaaataatttgactctttttgagctgtttacggacatagtcagttttcaatttttttagtttttctataaatatcaataaaatattatttgttgggtaaaaaagcgtgaaaatttattgcaaggttcctgatatattgttacaatagcagatgaaaaatattaaaaatacataagcacaatattttttttataagcatttaaagttcaaattttgacaaaatttatcaaatttaaaatgtaataattattttgtagttaaaaatttataaaatgttcaacttttgtagctaaggattgaaaatttaaaacaaggttccacgtaaataagtaaatatataaattattttattcacaataatatcatcaaatatacttagtaatatcataggctgactgaccgttttcactcagaatcaaatttcttatacaatgatattacatcattaaattcaaattttacaccatccattacagtgacccacttataacctactgtacagcagagtgacatccacttacccacctttttttttattaagtatttaagtaattgaatattataagctatataatttgtaaattttgaataaagaaaaaaaaattcttgcatattttttacatattttcatgtttttcactgcttatattttgcatatacctattcgtgatttttactgcatattatatggcatatttcaatactttttagTGCGTAAAAATCCGCACtctagtaatgactaatgaaccGCAGAGCACAGGCCACAATATGTTAATCTACTGATGAGTAAACAATATTGATAAACTATAAAGGATTGACtaattgtttacataataataaaaaaacgtttatgaaatatacacatATGCACATGTATGAATGCATAATTTTACGAgctataaaatgtatgacaaattatggttcaaaataatgtatatattttccaaaaaacgcaaaaaacatgaataatcaCTATACTACGCAGGTTAAAGTAGCAACCCTAGCGtacactaacctaacctaactcgTGGCTGTTTAATCGTGCGACTCATTTCGGTACGTTTTTTCATGCGGTTGTCTGTATGAGTTGGTCTCCTTATTCTAGTTTTCATGATGtgatcattaatatttttttgagagtACTTACAATGGGAGCTTGTCCGGACAGCAAGGTGATCGtcttcaaaactataataaataaatgtgtgaTTATGCGGCAGTGATCACGGCCGTATTGATAGGTCTGGCAACTCCACAGCGTTTGTACGTGGTCGAGATGTGTCGTTATTGTATACTCTGACCAGTGATGGAACGCACCGCGCACCGACCAAAACTGGTTCCCCTACGCAACACCCTGCCATTGGGGAACCGGTTTCGATAGCATGACGACGTGGGGGGATGCGAAGAATCGGTGAGTTCTCTTGCTGGACAGAGTATAGcccagtggttttcaaactgGGTGCCGCGGCACACCAGTGTGCCGCGAGTATGCACTAGGTGTGCCGCGGTTTTTCCATAAATTACCGATTGCATTGAATTGcgatataagaaaataaatgctTTCAATCTCTATGgatttgatatatatttatatattaataaatcgaCAGTTTGTAGGAATAAAgtgattaaaataagtaatctCAGATAACTATTGAACTATAAAAAGTATAGGTTATCCGTTATATTGTTAGACCTCTGTCAGTATATCCGTCGCAACCGGCCTGGACGTTTACGTCGTATTCGTAGAATAGTTCGTATCGTacgagtatttaaaaaaaatacatttgtgatatacatttacatatatttataataataatatccataatcATGGATAAATTTGTTACTCGTTCTGTTGACAATAATGCGTCAGTAAGTcaaccaccaaaaaaaaaaaataaaatacaatattcgtCAGTATCACgaagattacttaaaaatggGATTTTCTTGTACTGGTGATACAAATAATCCTCTTCCATGGTGCGTTGTATGTGGTGAAAAATTGTCAAATGAAGCAATGGTGCCCAGTAAACTTAAACgtcatttgtttattaaacattCACATTTGATcgacaaaaatataacatattttcaacgtttattaaattcacaaaataaacaaagtaaaaatatgaCAACAATTGTAAAAATTTCTGATAAATCTCAAGAAGCGAGCTATGTAGTAGCAGAGTTTGTGGCTAAAACAAGGAAACCACATACAATATGTGAACAGTTAATTTTACCCGCTTGCCgtgaaattgtaaaaatattttttggaataGAAGCTGAAcaagaaatattgaaaattccTTTATCTGATAATACAATAAGTAGGCGCATAAATGACATGTCCGAAGATATTGAGCAGCAAGTATTAAATAAGTTACGTGATTCTCGTATGTATGCGCTGCAAGTAGACGAATCTACAGATATAAGTGGAAAAGCACAGCTTTTAGTTTTTGTACGCATTGTAGTTGATGACGATattattgaaaactttttttgttgtaaaacaTTGCCCGAAACAACGAGAGGTGAAgatgtttttaaagttttggaCGCTCATTTATTATCAGTAAATTTATCGTGGGACAATTGTATTGGAATATGCACTGATGGTGCACCTTCAATGACTGGCTCAATTAAAGGTTTCATttctttagtaaaaaaaaaaaattcaaaaattatttttacccatTGCTTCCTTCATAGAGAGGCCTTAGTGGCAAAATCCTTAGCAAgtgatttacaaaatattcttgATCAAGttgtaaaagttataaattttattaagagCCGACCTCTTAAATCAAGACTATTCGAAAAAATTTGTGAAGAGATGGATGCAGACTATTCAAGATTGATTTTATACAGTGCAGTAAGATGGCTTTCAAGGGGCAATATTTTATCACGATTTTACAATTTGAGAGAGGAGTTACTTGTATTTTTAACTATGGAAGAAACTGAATTCAACTTTCTTGGGGATGAGGAGTGGTGGACAAAGTTATCTTTCTTAACTGATTTGTTTGAGCATCTCAATAAACTAAATTCAAGTATGCAAGGTCGTGATGAAAATATACTAACATCGTCGGACAAAATTATGGCTTTcatcaaaaaattgaatttatggaaaactaaaattaatcaagGTAATTTAATCATGTTTCCACGTACTGCTTTACTAGTTGCGGATGACAACATTTTGTCATTAATAGTCGAGTCTATCACATTGTTAgaagtaaaaatgaatttttccaagtattaatattaaaaaatatgactgGGTACGAGACCCTTTTAATGTGTCTATTAGTGACTTGGTTGATTTAAAACTTGTTGAAGAAGAAAATCTCTgttcaattaaaaatgatcGAACATTGCAGTTGAAATTCAAAGAGATCACTCTCAATAAATTCTGGATATGTGTTTCTAAAGAATATCCAGAGATATCTATAAAAGCACTGACTATTCTTTTGCCGTTCTCAACCTCATATCTTTGTGAACAAGGGTTTTCAGCGCTTgcgaatataaaaaataaaaaatgagaaAAACTAAATTCAGTGGAAGAAGAAATGAGGGTATGTCTGTCAACTATTCGtccaagaattaaaaatatttgtaacgcCCATCAGGCACACATTTCTctacacttatatatataataaactacactttttcttgtaaataaatttaataactaattatactgtaattgttatattaataaataaataataataatttctaattaaatgtatataaaattataaataattcaaaacaattttgttcaTCTAAAAAAAGGTCAGTGTGCCGTGAAAATTTTTTGAAGTGtacgtgtataaaaaaagtttgaaaaccactggtATAGCCACATCAGGGGAATGCTAAGTGGCGCTACattcataatatagttatttaagtaTTACACACTTGCTTTGTTGGTGATATAGATGGTAAGACAATCATATACAAGCTATTATTAAGGGGATATTATGGAcatggtatttaaaaatattaaatattaattttttctgaGTATCAAATTTATGGTAAAATTAATTGGTAATATACAGTTTGTCTAGTTCTCTAGTTTCTAgctgttgaaaataattaattttataattttacttatttttactaTGCTTTGCAATTTTAGCTTCATGTTCAATACAGCAGTCTATTTCccctaatatatacataatattatatattaatgtatcaaattagagaattttaaattggcatacacaataatataggtatactttattatatgatcaatatataattattgttaatattatataattattattattagtatggatagctaattttaactaatttaaatatatgtttagccaatgtatgtatgttttataaattaatacttttttaaacttttatatacaatataaattttgaaatggGCAACTCTAAGTAAGACTATATGGTATAAAAATTTTCATGAGAGGCTCCCCTTCCTAATTTGTTAAGTTCTTTATCACTCACGACAGGGGGATTAGCAAAACGATTCGTTCTAACTGTCTCGCCTGCTTTTAtccccaaaaataaaattatataaataaaatatattattaaataataacaaaatattcatttaataatcttatttttattttttaatagtcataatcctaaaaaaaactcatttttaTTCCCCACTTCTTTTTCCAAATAACACCTTATGTGTGAtagacaataaatataaaatcgaataaaattgacatttataaacttATCAGaagaatatgtattattatttatttttgtaatgtttaGTTTGAACATAGggcacattataaaataattgggaGGTTATGTCATAATGGTACTGCTAGTTGTCACTTTTTCATAGCTATGAatgacttattttttaaaaaaattatcatatatcaggtatattatatatattttgtacattaattaaCTAAGTCCCTGGTATGCATccataagtattaaataaaatataatataatattttatttattgtgatttttaGCTGTAttacacattaatatattaggtagatacctataaaAAAGAATTGTTGATCTTTAATgttaaaatctattttcaataattcttaatttgaattattaatcaatccaagcaaaaagaatattattaagctTAAGAGATGGTAATGAGAAATGATTAAGGACAATATAAAAGcagtttaaactatattatagaaataaatatagcTTATAACAACAGTACGAGTTATGATCCATAGgaaaataagatatttttgCAACAGATGATCGGGTTTACAATGGCTATACACATTAACTATAACCAGTAACTTAACAGGCTTCCAttctattatataacattttgtttttactatttgAACATGATTCATTCATGATGAGTTACAAAAGACGGTTTCACTATTATCTGTATCAGTATCATCTGTATAATTCAAAGAATTTACACCTTCTTGTGAAAGTATTCTTCTTATTTTTGGTGACTTGAAGTAAAGTGAGTAAATTGTTTGGGTGCGtcttggttttttaaaatttaaattcatgatTTTATTGAAGGttgaatttgttatttgttCCATAGTATTCTGAAATTCATACTTTTTAAGACATTGggaaattaatattcaatgttaAATCGGTGCTAGTGTAGTGTGCGATCTACCGCTTACATGTGCTTTACCTGTGATCTACACATTACTTTACAGTTCTTAATCGGTAATTtatcataaacattatattttgtctcCGATAGccgataattatttaatgtgctTTCCGATTTCGACGTCGCATGTAGTCCGTCATTATTATCTTCTATActcgtaatttttttgtttttatattatttgctttATGTTACTTAGTGCCGTCATGTTTCTCAAAGATTTTTGTGTTCATGTTGCAAGTTTAGAGCAAGTGTGCACTGCATTCTTACGAGAACACTGTGACAAGCATACTCTTTCACCTATTATTAATAGGGAATGTGAAGGTGGTTCCGTCATGCACTCAGATGAATGTCCCTCTTACCGATGTTTAACAGCAGAAGGGTTCATTCGTGAAACTGTTAACCATCAAGAAAATATGTTGACCCTTTAACAGGTGCACACACAAGGTGTTGAAAGATCATAGTTggatgtaaaaatatccatattaAAGAAAAAGAGAGTCGTATCTATCCATATGCTTCGGTCACATTTAGATCAGTATTGTTGGAAGATGTGGTGGAAAAGTGAACCAGATTTGTTCATGGCTTCTTTAGAAGATACGCGGGCcacatacataaataatgacGACTAAATTGGCTACAACGAAACTTAAATGTGGAtgtgatttaaatttgaatatttttttttagctatatgagggtaaatattattactcacACAAACAGGCTGGTAGATCACACGCTACACCAGAAACAAtcattaaagaaataaatactatacagttataacttataattcttaaaataatactttaatagtgtaattaaattagttatactTACCACAAATGATCCATTGTGATTTTCAGTTGGAGATATTATAATTCTAGATTCGAGGCTTTCCGTACAATTGTTGATAGATGTGGAATTATTctgaaatatattgtttatcgttatgtaataaatacaacatttgAAGTATTTCGATTTTAATCTTAAACATGAACCATCCTCTACCCTCTCTGTAAAGATACAATTGAGTGTATGCTACTTGAGCCCTACttgtaatttatcataatataagttgtttttttacatatttaggtacctacttcatagatcatattaatatgaaaaaaataaaacaaaaaacaatatttttattattattattgacttttcttatattttctagataatattgaaataggtaattagtttaaattaggtaatataatatatattattttaaactacctaaattaataaatataaatttggtttttggaaataaatacaaatattaaaattatgaatttttaacactCATTGCAATTACTCAACAAATCTTAGGCAATGTGAGGTAAGGTACTGTAATTTAATGTAGTTgtctagaataataaaattgagagAGTGTGTGAGCTCACCATTACACTCTGgagaagtaaaacttctttcataaGTAATTTGGCCCGTGAAATAAGTGAATTAATTAGGGAGAGAGTGagaaaattcaatacaataaaaaatggaCAGATGCTATTGCGATAGGAACCTTctctaaaataactaaaatgataaGTAAATAAGTTCAATAAGTTTGACTTCAAAAGGTAGACCAGTTGGTaccgatctgctgtacagtagttgtaatggatgtattatatttgaatacaatgataaaccattatatacaaaaaacggttctgagcggtTAGCAaagtccttataatattattattttttatttgttactatAGTGATACACAAacgtgtataaataaataggtgtacaatttacacgtttattttaattaatagataacaCACATGTTAATTAACTTagacaattaaatatatcactgaattcaaatttaacacctcCCATTATAGTGAttcacttgtaatctactgtacagcagagcgacatccacttacccacttttttctgttataaacatcattattattttgataacttGAATCATATCTGTTTTCATATTGCATTACCTCATTATGATTATTTCCATATTTATCATCATAATCATCATAGTTGGAAGAACTgtaagatttaatattttttttggtttcttggttatttttttttttttgtaattttttattgatttttttgaattgctaaaacataaattagtaaattttaatattaaagtatattatagtgttgatgatattcacattattagccacaaaacttaataattaaatatcataataataacattaaatggGTATATCACTCTTGAAcacaataggtaatataacaACATTTAATACTCTATTTCAGCGGTTCTTAAACTTTTGTAGAAGTATCAGGGACCCCCAGGGGGCCATGGACCACAGTTTAAAGACCGATGTCCTAGTATATAAATTGGACAATgtgttgttatataatataatattttaagattaatatgacaaaattaGCAATAgcttttatatactataatacattatacattatgattactataatacattttacaggtatgtaatttttttcaatttagcATTTTTAGCAGTACCTACCGCACAAACAAGTATGATAGGTATGGTATAAGACATAAGTAcaactaaaacaataataatgttcatcAGAAATGATTATATGCGTTTATAGTACCTACTGGCTAGGTACAACTgtgtacaatttacaaaaatagttatctttttatttttcattaagtacctatatagtatatatacattttaagtttcaaaCATTCAACACTTGCATTTAGTTAAtactaaatatcaattattctaTGGTGTTAATAATTATCTTGTTTATAATTCAGTATCACAACAACTTTACCGGAAATTCAACTTTGTATTTAACGGATGGGACCGATGCTGGTTTTAAAACACCTTTTTTATGTTCCagcttataatcagattcaataAAATGATTGCAACATAATCTGCTGCTACTGGTAGGTGTCCAGCTTGGTTTCTTTCCTGTAATAGCTATCCAAGAAggcaaaattgttttatttccaAGCGGAAATCTaaagtaaaaaatgaaaattaattaattatcaaaaaattcaTAGCCAAAAAATTTACCTTGGATATTTATAGGTGATATAAGttcattatataattacctatgcaCTTTTACCATGTCTTTGATGTACAGGCTTTTGCATCCAACTACACAACATTTATTCACCATTGTTGTcagtttaatgttataattcaaattgattCAATGGTTTTGTATTGCACAGTATTTGAGTTGTAGAAATGTCCTTGTAACTGGAGTTAACCACACTTTATCAGGTAAAATCCACCTAAAACTATCAATTAACAAttgttataaataggtaaataattttcataattcataaataatttatattattatataattattacttctactactattaataataataataataataataataataatctctatTCTTTATTATGGATAAACTccatttacaaataataattaggtacactAACAgcataacatataaattatgtgtatatgTTCAAATACATTcatagagtatagactataatatatcccGAAGTGCTCCACTAGAATGCGTTTTGTTATTCTGTTGTCCCAATAAGGGTGACTTGGGGGGGGAGTAGCGATCGATCGTCAATTGTCTTCCCAAATACAGTAAACCAATGAAGTATGAACTACATACGTCAAATTACTTACATACctattgaattttattaatttgttagcCTAGATTTGAATAGTtctaaatcacatttttttcaaaagccACTGTTTAATAGAAATGGGTTTAGAACGTTGAGGACGCATATTTTAAACTAACACTCAAAATCATACGATCATCATAAAAGGGTGTAAATcgctaataatt
The Metopolophium dirhodum isolate CAU chromosome 7, ASM1992520v1, whole genome shotgun sequence DNA segment above includes these coding regions:
- the LOC132949199 gene encoding zinc finger BED domain-containing protein 5-like — translated: MTTIVKISDKSQEASYVVAEFVAKTRKPHTICEQLILPACREIVKIFFGIEAEQEILKIPLSDNTISRRINDMSEDIEQQVLNKLRDSRMYALQVDESTDISGKAQLLVFVRIVVDDDIIENFFCCKTLPETTRGEDVFKVLDAHLLSVNLSWDNCIGICTDGAPSMTGSIKGFISLVKKKNSKIIFTHCFLHREALVAKSLASDLQNILDQVVKVINFIKSRPLKSRLFEKICEEMDADYSRLILYSAVRWLSRGNILSRFYNLREELLVFLTMEETEFNFLGDEEWWTKLSFLTDLFEHLNKLNSSMQGRDENILTSSDKIMAFIKKLNLWKTKINQGNLIMFPRTALLVADDNILSLIVESITLLEVKMNFSNDLVDLKLVEEENLCSIKNDRTLQLKFKEITLNKFWICVSKEYPEISIKALTILLPFSTSYLCEQGAVMFLKDFCVHVASLEQVCTAFLREHCDKHTLSPIINRECEGGSVMHSDECPSYRCLTAEGFIRETVNHQENMLTL